One part of the Hydra vulgaris chromosome 01, alternate assembly HydraT2T_AEP genome encodes these proteins:
- the LOC136075231 gene encoding uncharacterized protein LOC136075231: protein MDINCIEKLFSEMLEKQKIDILNETRKLLKEHEKIFASITAANMKIITERLDKNDKDNIDNSNKIIAITNDLELTNKSVTLLVTEFSEMQKFIQANDDIISGKLELLKKKTKEINNKIKDNSEITKIKSKLREIEDRSRRNNLRIDGLKESENENWNETELKVQKFFEDLLGLKNIKIERAHRTGIRDSKKIRTVVIKLLNYKDKVAILKNVQKLKGKKIYVNEDYCAETILIRKDLKERMKKERELGKFAVISYDKLIVREWIRKEYLRNNGI, encoded by the coding sequence ATGGATATAAATTGTATCGAAAAATTATTCTCTGAAATGcttgaaaagcaaaaaatcGACATCCTAAACGAAactagaaaattattaaaagagcacgaaaaaatatttgcttCCATAACAGCtgcaaatatgaaaattattacTGAACGACTTGATAAGAATGATAAAGATAATATTgataactcaaataaaataatcgCCATTACAAACGACCttgaattaacaaataaatcCGTGACGTTGTTAGTAACTGAATTCAGTGAAATGCAGAAATTCATTCAAGCAAACGATGATATTATCTCAGGTAAATTAGAACTactgaagaaaaaaacaaaagaaattaataacaaGATTAAAGATAATAGTGAGATCACAAAAATAAAGAGTAAACTTAGAGAAATAGAAGACCGCTCAAGAAGAAATAACTTGAGAATTGACGGATTAAAAGAAAGtgaaaatgaaaattggaaTGAGACTGAATTAAAAGTGCAAAAATTCTTCGAAGATTTACTTggattgaaaaatataaaaattgaacggGCCCATAGGACTGGGATTAGAGACTCGAAAAAGATTAGAACAGTTGTTATAAAACttctaaattataaagataaagttgctattttaaaaaacgtccaaaaattaaaaggaaaaaaaatctaCGTTAATGAAGATTACTGCGcagaaacaatattaataaGAAAAGATCTAAAAGAGCGAATGAAAAAGGAACGAGAGCTTGGCAAGTTTGCAGTAATATCTTACGATAAACTAATCGTTCGAGAGTGGATTCGAAAGgaata